A genomic stretch from Flavobacteriales bacterium includes:
- a CDS encoding OmpA family protein — MNFKNHIVLLSAMVLFFIIGCIPVKKYEELKAKSQDVTREWSALKAENEELNSVRNEQNATIEKLKRKNKALQTDTANIRSEQRKITEESGGYKSIYADLLKKNAQLVSGDKGENKMLLKELDGKERSLQEQEDRLKILERDLNSKKIDLERTKMDLEEREIKVAELQQILNSKDSTVIALKSKVSAALLGLENNGLTITQKNGKVYVSLDESLLFASGSISVDPKGVEALSKLAVVLGKNKEVNVLIEGHTDNVPLSGKGAYKDNWDLSVIRATSIVKILLANGEIDANRLTPAGRGEFLPLDITNTVEGRKKNRRTEIILTPKLDELFEILGTN; from the coding sequence ATGAATTTTAAAAATCACATTGTACTGTTATCGGCCATGGTATTGTTTTTTATTATTGGTTGTATTCCTGTGAAAAAATATGAAGAGTTAAAGGCAAAGTCTCAGGATGTTACGAGAGAATGGAGCGCCTTGAAAGCAGAAAATGAAGAACTGAATTCAGTTAGAAATGAGCAAAATGCTACAATTGAGAAACTAAAAAGGAAGAACAAAGCACTACAGACGGATACGGCAAATATAAGATCTGAGCAGCGAAAGATTACGGAGGAGAGTGGGGGGTATAAAAGTATTTATGCAGATTTATTAAAGAAGAATGCGCAACTAGTATCTGGGGATAAGGGCGAGAATAAAATGCTTTTAAAAGAATTGGATGGGAAAGAAAGAAGTCTTCAGGAGCAAGAAGATCGATTAAAAATTTTAGAAAGAGATCTTAATAGTAAGAAAATTGATCTAGAAAGAACCAAAATGGATTTGGAAGAACGGGAAATTAAGGTCGCAGAGCTGCAGCAAATATTGAATAGTAAAGATTCTACTGTAATTGCTTTAAAATCTAAAGTGTCGGCGGCCTTATTAGGTTTAGAGAATAATGGATTAACGATAACACAGAAAAATGGAAAGGTTTATGTTTCGTTAGATGAAAGCTTACTCTTCGCATCTGGAAGTATTAGCGTAGACCCAAAAGGTGTTGAGGCGTTGAGCAAGTTGGCCGTAGTATTGGGTAAGAATAAGGAAGTGAATGTACTGATCGAAGGACATACGGATAATGTCCCATTAAGCGGCAAAGGAGCTTATAAAGATAATTGGGATCTGAGTGTGATTAGGGCAACGTCGATTGTAAAAATTCTTTTGGCTAATGGTGAAATTGATGCGAATAGATTAACCCCTGCAGGTAGAGGAGAATTCCTTCCACTTGATATTACAAATACGGTTGAAGGGAGAAAAAAGAACAGAAGAACGGAGATAATATTAACTCCTAAATTAGATGAGCTGTTCGAAATCTTAGGAACGAATTAA